From Thermococcus sp., a single genomic window includes:
- a CDS encoding TRAM domain-containing protein, whose amino-acid sequence MYGDGFGGYEAPVKVGERYRVRIESLGKGGDGIAKIKGFVIFVPNTQVGDEVEIVINSVKRKFAFGEVI is encoded by the coding sequence ATGTATGGAGATGGATTTGGAGGCTACGAAGCCCCAGTTAAGGTTGGAGAAAGGTACAGAGTTAGGATTGAGAGCCTTGGAAAGGGCGGTGACGGCATCGCCAAGATAAAGGGCTTCGTTATCTTCGTCCCGAACACCCAGGTCGGCGACGAGGTTGAGATCGTTATCAACTCTGTCAAGAGGAAGTTCGCTTTCGGAGAGGTCATCTGA
- a CDS encoding NADH-quinone oxidoreductase subunit H has translation MNPEGRIVIGLVQVIVVLLLSPLMVGILKKAEARIESRKGISIFQPYYDLAKFFRKETLIPEKAASFFVLAPFIAFGAMLTLPWVLPIVGNFPSWFAPTVDFFGGTFLFGLAAMVSILATERTGSYYTGIGATRAVNFGAFAEPVLIMVFFGVAILTGTNNPFLMNHRITAGGWYLSPTHILIASAFFMLLLFDTGKLPIESHGSNELGMLDQGKGLEYTGPLYALSTWAGYMKSFILMAVFLNVFAVPWGLATNASLYEVLKGTLWLFVKMLGLIGAFVVVEETLAKIRLFRIIDYLSASFLLAIMGVISFLLGGVVP, from the coding sequence TTGAACCCGGAAGGAAGGATAGTTATAGGTTTAGTCCAGGTTATAGTCGTGCTCCTGCTCTCCCCCCTGATGGTGGGGATACTCAAGAAGGCTGAAGCTAGGATAGAGTCGCGGAAGGGAATAAGCATCTTCCAGCCCTACTACGACCTCGCAAAGTTCTTCAGGAAGGAAACCCTAATCCCCGAGAAAGCGGCTTCCTTCTTCGTGCTCGCTCCATTCATAGCGTTCGGAGCGATGCTCACACTGCCCTGGGTGTTACCCATCGTCGGCAACTTCCCCAGCTGGTTCGCCCCAACGGTGGACTTCTTCGGCGGGACGTTCCTCTTCGGCCTGGCCGCGATGGTCTCGATACTCGCGACTGAGAGAACTGGAAGTTACTACACCGGCATAGGGGCGACCAGAGCCGTTAACTTCGGCGCCTTCGCGGAGCCGGTTCTCATAATGGTCTTCTTTGGAGTGGCCATCCTCACGGGAACGAACAACCCGTTCCTGATGAACCACAGGATAACGGCAGGGGGATGGTACCTTAGCCCGACGCACATACTCATAGCATCGGCCTTCTTCATGCTCCTGCTCTTTGACACAGGAAAACTGCCCATTGAATCGCATGGAAGCAACGAACTCGGAATGCTCGACCAGGGGAAGGGCCTCGAGTACACTGGCCCCCTCTACGCTCTCAGCACCTGGGCGGGCTACATGAAGTCCTTCATCCTCATGGCGGTGTTTCTCAATGTCTTCGCGGTTCCTTGGGGCCTGGCAACAAACGCTTCGCTCTACGAGGTTCTCAAGGGGACTCTCTGGCTGTTCGTCAAGATGCTCGGACTCATAGGCGCGTTCGTGGTCGTTGAAGAAACCCTCGCAAAGATAAGGCTCTTCAGGATAATAGACTACCTCTCGGCCAGCTTTCTGCTGGCTATAATGGGTGTCATAAGCTTCCTCCTGGGGGGTGTTGTGCCTTGA
- a CDS encoding hydrogenase maturation protease yields MRTLILALGNDLMKDDGVGLRAGRVLAEKGYNVLEVGIDIFLLQNHYGGEERIVIIDAILSDRLEPGEIIHLQDREVFEKLRAEIRSAHFMGAIDGLKLLMTLDERLARADIHFVGVVAKEIDLGVELSDEVEGAIPRVVGLVRDICGNGGG; encoded by the coding sequence TTGAGAACCTTAATTCTAGCCCTCGGCAACGACCTCATGAAGGACGACGGCGTTGGGCTTAGGGCCGGCAGGGTTCTCGCGGAGAAAGGCTACAACGTCCTTGAGGTTGGAATCGATATCTTCCTCCTCCAGAACCACTACGGCGGCGAAGAGAGGATTGTTATCATCGACGCGATTTTGAGTGATAGGCTGGAGCCGGGTGAGATAATTCACCTGCAGGACAGGGAGGTCTTTGAAAAGCTGAGGGCCGAGATAAGGAGCGCGCACTTCATGGGGGCCATTGACGGGCTCAAGCTGCTGATGACGCTCGATGAGAGGCTTGCAAGGGCAGATATACACTTCGTCGGCGTTGTCGCGAAGGAAATTGACCTCGGAGTCGAGCTGAGTGACGAGGTTGAGGGGGCCATCCCAAGGGTCGTTGGGCTTGTCAGGGACATCTGCGGGAATGGAGGGGGGTGA
- a CDS encoding M20/M25/M40 family metallo-hydrolase, with protein sequence MEVELLKEFVSIESPTGREQEISAFIRDFLEEKDFEVETLPVEGFGDDIIAYLPGKGPTVVLNGHMDTVHPSKGWTKNPLGELEGDRFYGIGSADMKGGLAAILSAFVELAELPRKKRPNVIFTAVSNEEGYSRGAWELIKSGKLEGADLILVAEPTNESLMLGARGRFVVRVRVAGKKAHAARPHLGINAIEELCRFVGSLGRIHFRNHRKLGIGSYCTLHIEGSADGLSVPDEAMAIIDRHIIPGEDWEKVRGELLALWEKLGLRGSVKISRFERPTPDMLPYTVRENNRFVNVFRSIHRTFLGREPEITYGRSVGDFNYFGAYLGKPTLVYGPVGENWHSINEWVSVSSVRRVKKVYTAFLRSLV encoded by the coding sequence ATGGAGGTTGAACTTCTTAAAGAGTTCGTCTCGATCGAGTCCCCAACGGGGAGGGAGCAGGAGATCTCCGCCTTCATAAGGGACTTTCTTGAGGAGAAGGACTTTGAAGTGGAGACCCTTCCAGTTGAAGGCTTCGGAGACGACATCATAGCCTACCTTCCGGGAAAGGGGCCGACGGTGGTTCTGAACGGCCACATGGACACGGTTCACCCATCCAAAGGCTGGACAAAGAACCCACTTGGAGAACTTGAGGGGGATAGGTTTTACGGAATCGGAAGCGCGGACATGAAGGGGGGATTGGCTGCCATTCTAAGCGCCTTCGTGGAGCTGGCGGAGCTTCCCAGGAAGAAGAGACCAAACGTGATTTTTACAGCGGTGAGCAATGAGGAGGGGTATTCTAGGGGAGCGTGGGAGCTTATAAAAAGCGGGAAGCTGGAGGGGGCTGACCTCATCCTAGTTGCGGAGCCAACCAACGAGAGCCTGATGCTGGGGGCGAGGGGGAGGTTCGTCGTGAGGGTCAGGGTCGCTGGAAAGAAGGCGCACGCCGCCCGGCCGCACCTCGGGATAAACGCGATAGAGGAACTCTGCAGGTTCGTAGGAAGCCTCGGGAGAATACACTTCAGGAACCACCGGAAGCTGGGCATAGGCTCATACTGCACGCTCCACATTGAAGGTTCCGCCGATGGCTTGAGCGTTCCCGATGAAGCGATGGCGATAATCGACCGTCACATCATTCCAGGGGAGGACTGGGAGAAGGTGAGGGGTGAGCTGTTAGCCCTCTGGGAGAAGCTTGGACTCAGGGGAAGTGTCAAGATAAGCAGGTTCGAGAGACCGACCCCGGACATGCTCCCCTACACAGTTAGGGAGAACAACCGCTTCGTCAACGTCTTCCGCTCCATCCACAGGACGTTCTTAGGAAGGGAACCTGAGATAACCTACGGCAGGAGTGTCGGGGACTTCAACTACTTTGGGGCATACCTCGGCAAGCCAACCCTCGTCTACGGCCCCGTGGGGGAGAACTGGCACTCCATCAATGAATGGGTGAGTGTTTCTTCCGTCAGAAGGGTGAAGAAGGTATATACAGCATTCCTAAGGTCGCTCGTTTAA
- the hydA gene encoding NADPH-dependent hydrogenase/sulfhydrogenase 1 subunit alpha has translation MKNLYLPITVDHIARVEGKGGVEIAVDDEGVKEVRLNIIEGPRFFEAITVGKKLDEALAVYPRICSFCSAAHKLTAVEAAENAVGFTPREEIQALRDVLYIGDMLESHALHLYLLVLPDYLGYSGPLHMVDEYKKEIGIALELKNLGSWVMEVLGSRAIHQENAVLGGFGRLPDKSILETMKRRLKGALPKVEYTFELFAKLEQYGEVEGPITHLAVKPRGDVYGIYGDYLKASDGNEFLSEDYREHIKEFVVEHSFAKHSHYHGKPFMVGAISRVVNNAETLYGRAKELYEGHKELLKATNPFANNLAQALELVYFTERAIDLIDKALAKWPVKPRDGVKIRDGFGVSTTEAPRGVLVYALGVRDGKVSYADIITPTAFNLAMMEEHVRMMAEKHYSDDPERLKLLAEMVVRAYDPCISCSVHVARL, from the coding sequence ATGAAGAACCTTTACCTACCAATCACCGTTGACCACATAGCACGCGTTGAGGGCAAGGGCGGCGTGGAGATCGCGGTCGATGATGAGGGTGTCAAGGAGGTCAGGCTCAACATCATAGAGGGACCTCGCTTCTTCGAGGCTATCACGGTAGGCAAGAAGCTCGACGAGGCCCTGGCCGTTTATCCAAGGATATGCTCCTTCTGTTCTGCCGCTCATAAGCTCACAGCGGTGGAAGCGGCCGAGAATGCGGTCGGCTTCACCCCGCGCGAGGAGATACAGGCCCTCAGAGACGTTCTTTACATAGGGGATATGTTAGAGAGCCACGCTCTGCATCTCTACCTCCTTGTCCTCCCGGACTACCTCGGTTACTCGGGGCCGCTTCACATGGTGGACGAGTACAAGAAGGAGATAGGCATAGCCTTGGAACTTAAGAACCTCGGGAGCTGGGTGATGGAGGTTTTGGGTTCCAGGGCGATCCACCAGGAGAACGCCGTTCTTGGCGGTTTTGGGAGGCTCCCGGACAAGAGCATCCTCGAGACCATGAAGAGGAGGCTGAAGGGGGCCCTGCCGAAGGTTGAATACACCTTTGAGCTCTTTGCGAAGCTCGAACAGTATGGCGAAGTTGAGGGGCCGATAACTCACCTGGCGGTCAAGCCGAGGGGAGACGTCTACGGAATCTACGGGGATTACCTCAAGGCAAGCGACGGAAACGAGTTCCTGAGCGAGGACTACAGGGAGCACATAAAGGAGTTCGTCGTCGAGCACAGCTTCGCCAAGCACAGCCACTACCACGGGAAGCCCTTCATGGTTGGGGCGATATCGCGCGTCGTCAACAACGCTGAAACGCTTTATGGAAGGGCTAAAGAACTTTACGAGGGTCACAAAGAGCTGTTGAAGGCAACCAACCCCTTCGCCAACAACCTAGCCCAGGCCCTCGAGCTCGTTTACTTCACCGAGAGGGCTATCGATCTCATAGACAAGGCCCTCGCGAAGTGGCCGGTGAAGCCGAGGGACGGGGTGAAGATAAGGGACGGCTTTGGTGTCAGCACCACCGAGGCACCGCGCGGGGTACTCGTCTACGCCCTTGGGGTCAGGGACGGAAAGGTGAGCTACGCTGACATCATAACGCCTACCGCGTTCAACCTCGCCATGATGGAGGAGCACGTCAGGATGATGGCGGAGAAGCACTACAGCGACGACCCCGAGAGGCTCAAGCTCCTCGCTGAGATGGTCGTCAGGGCCTACGACCCGTGCATCTCCTGTTCGGTTCACGTGGCGAGGCTCTAA
- a CDS encoding TldD/PmbA family protein: MEKLMRKAEELAGRYGISYYEIRIVEVTASSMRMENDQLEELSLNTEVGIGVRAFNGAWGFSSANDMGRAERAIETAMKIARLSKGSSKLHVGDPVVDSVEMQIKKPFNEIDVEEKLALAREISSLLIGDGIVSRSVHYGDGIKRQLYFNSIGSEIETVVPRISLVFSVTAKENGEMQTYWKSFGGTTGWELVEGIDLPSWTGFVKEKATSLLHARAPPSGTFDVMMDPELTGVFIHEALGHAVEADSVKNGDSILGGRLGEMIGVEGLNVVDDPTLPGKFGSYVYDDEGVRAKRIELITDGILMNYLNDRETSALLDLESNGHGRAQGYAYQPLVRMGNTYVEPGDWSFEEMLAEVRSGLYMIGDKGGQVDTAGGTFTFGAKEGYVIENGKIKTHVRDVALSGKILDVLKNIKAVGNDTRIEFPGYCGKGQVVPVDDGGPHVLTSALVGGMR, from the coding sequence ATGGAAAAACTCATGAGAAAGGCAGAGGAGCTAGCGGGACGTTACGGGATATCCTATTATGAAATAAGGATAGTCGAGGTCACCGCCTCAAGCATGAGGATGGAGAACGACCAGCTGGAAGAGCTGTCCCTCAACACGGAGGTTGGAATCGGCGTCAGGGCATTCAACGGTGCTTGGGGCTTTTCCAGCGCCAACGATATGGGTAGGGCAGAGAGGGCCATCGAAACGGCGATGAAGATAGCGAGGCTCTCAAAGGGAAGCTCAAAACTCCACGTTGGCGATCCCGTTGTGGACAGTGTGGAAATGCAGATTAAGAAACCTTTCAACGAAATTGACGTCGAGGAGAAATTGGCCCTTGCAAGAGAGATCAGCTCACTCCTCATTGGAGACGGAATCGTCAGCAGGTCCGTTCACTACGGCGACGGTATCAAAAGACAGCTCTACTTCAACTCGATTGGAAGCGAGATAGAAACGGTGGTTCCAAGGATAAGCCTCGTCTTCTCGGTTACGGCGAAGGAAAATGGTGAGATGCAGACCTACTGGAAGAGCTTCGGCGGAACAACGGGCTGGGAACTGGTTGAGGGGATAGATCTCCCCAGCTGGACGGGGTTCGTGAAAGAGAAAGCAACCTCACTCCTTCACGCACGGGCGCCTCCCTCTGGAACGTTCGACGTGATGATGGATCCCGAGCTCACCGGTGTCTTCATCCACGAGGCCCTGGGTCACGCGGTTGAAGCTGATTCCGTTAAGAACGGTGACAGCATACTCGGGGGGAGGCTCGGCGAGATGATAGGGGTTGAAGGTTTAAACGTCGTGGACGACCCCACCCTGCCCGGCAAGTTCGGCTCCTACGTCTACGACGATGAAGGGGTCAGAGCAAAGCGCATTGAGCTGATAACGGACGGGATCCTGATGAACTACCTCAACGACCGCGAGACGAGCGCTTTACTTGACCTGGAGTCTAACGGCCACGGGAGGGCGCAGGGCTACGCCTACCAGCCGCTCGTGAGGATGGGCAATACCTATGTCGAACCTGGCGATTGGAGCTTCGAGGAGATGCTCGCTGAAGTTAGGAGTGGCCTCTACATGATAGGTGACAAGGGCGGCCAGGTCGATACCGCAGGGGGGACTTTCACGTTCGGGGCCAAAGAGGGCTACGTAATAGAGAACGGGAAGATTAAGACCCACGTCAGGGACGTCGCGCTCTCCGGAAAGATCTTGGATGTGCTCAAGAACATTAAGGCGGTTGGAAACGATACTAGAATAGAGTTCCCGGGCTACTGCGGAAAGGGACAGGTTGTCCCGGTTGATGACGGCGGGCCGCACGTGCTAACGAGCGCTTTGGTCGGCGGGATGCGTTAG
- a CDS encoding cupin domain-containing protein: MIAKHYTDIPEKDTGFEGVTIRWLVSPRLGAKNYAMRYFAMKKGSEIPMHSHDWEHEIFIVRGEGIITNGKEEHHVKTGDFLYVPPNEPHGYKATGETLEFICIIPAKKEAIPEDEWA, translated from the coding sequence ATGATAGCAAAGCACTACACCGACATCCCCGAGAAGGACACCGGTTTTGAGGGTGTAACAATCCGCTGGCTCGTCTCCCCAAGGCTCGGGGCTAAGAACTACGCGATGCGTTATTTTGCAATGAAGAAGGGTTCGGAGATACCAATGCACAGCCACGACTGGGAGCACGAGATATTCATCGTTCGCGGTGAGGGGATAATAACGAATGGAAAGGAGGAGCACCACGTTAAGACAGGGGACTTCCTCTACGTCCCGCCAAACGAGCCACACGGATACAAAGCGACGGGAGAAACACTAGAGTTCATATGCATAATCCCTGCCAAGAAGGAAGCGATTCCAGAGGACGAGTGGGCCTAG
- a CDS encoding ferritin family protein, whose translation MVEKMAIDIDIIQDVETLLRNLNGYELLSYAICNEECGAETYEWLAGRVEGLLADEFRHLAKERRKHAGEIKLLFERLYPGRKPLEFNAPPLDTLPVCGEMMKVGGVEKALALALLSEAIGRDIYRKLQRISDGETAELFGRLTEIKENSYRRLLGLYEKAFETRHP comes from the coding sequence ATGGTGGAAAAAATGGCGATAGACATTGATATTATTCAAGATGTAGAGACCCTTCTGAGGAACCTCAACGGCTACGAGCTGCTGAGTTACGCCATCTGCAACGAGGAGTGCGGGGCAGAGACTTACGAGTGGCTGGCCGGTCGCGTTGAGGGCCTTTTAGCAGACGAGTTCAGGCACCTTGCCAAGGAGAGGAGGAAGCACGCAGGGGAGATAAAACTGCTCTTCGAGAGGCTCTACCCCGGGCGGAAGCCGTTGGAGTTCAACGCACCCCCGCTAGACACCCTCCCTGTCTGCGGTGAGATGATGAAGGTTGGGGGCGTGGAGAAGGCCTTAGCGTTAGCACTCCTCTCAGAGGCGATAGGACGGGACATTTACCGCAAGCTTCAGAGGATAAGCGACGGGGAAACCGCTGAGCTTTTTGGAAGGCTGACGGAGATAAAGGAGAACTCCTACCGGAGGCTCTTAGGTCTGTACGAGAAAGCCTTTGAGACCCGCCACCCTTAA
- a CDS encoding type II toxin-antitoxin system VapC family toxin translates to MRGVLLDTSILLEYFKGNPKAKDVLLRLMGSEVVLFINPIVFSEVVYLLLGFYSGVSPRSLKGKPEKLPEELDLVFEALEKYAFVELGEKTSLIARDLIQRYVMLPNDALILATCIEHGFSLATLDEDFKAPAEKEGVSLIGVRA, encoded by the coding sequence ATGAGGGGCGTCTTGCTCGACACCTCAATTCTCCTTGAATACTTTAAGGGAAACCCCAAAGCAAAGGACGTCCTCTTAAGATTAATGGGCTCCGAGGTAGTTCTCTTCATTAACCCAATAGTCTTCAGCGAGGTCGTTTACCTGCTTCTCGGTTTCTATTCCGGCGTATCCCCGAGAAGCCTGAAGGGAAAGCCTGAAAAACTGCCCGAGGAGCTTGACCTTGTTTTTGAGGCTCTTGAGAAATATGCTTTTGTAGAACTCGGCGAGAAGACTTCTCTGATAGCCAGAGACCTCATCCAGAGATATGTCATGCTCCCCAATGATGCCCTTATCCTGGCAACGTGCATAGAGCACGGCTTTTCCCTGGCGACGCTTGATGAAGACTTCAAAGCCCCCGCCGAGAAGGAAGGGGTCTCTCTTATCGGGGTGAGAGCTTGA
- a CDS encoding tRNA (N(6)-L-threonylcarbamoyladenosine(37)-C(2))-methylthiotransferase, whose protein sequence is MVRVYVESYGCTRNKADGEIMEALLVRAGHELVETPENADYVVVNTCAVKDPTEHKMARRIRELIDSGKKVIVTGCLVHVNPGVIDRHVSGMLGVRSIDRIAEAISVAERGEKLVSVEGWQEKSLDKLELPRLWKSGVVFVVPISEGCLNACTYCATRFARGVLKSYRPELVVKWVKEALSKGYREIQLSSEDTGCYGFDIGTNLAKLLDEITAIEGDFRVRVGMMNPNHTIKFLDGLTDAYRSEKVYKFLHLPVQSGDNEILRRMGRNYTVEEFEEIIREFRRKIPGLNLTTDIIVGFPGESDEAFENTVELVKRVKPDKINVSRYSPRPGTIAAKWTQLPGGKVKERSRELHRLRLGIAYEINQTYVGKTIEVLVHGEGSKGGIEGRTSNYKEIILDSGNPGELLEVRVDWAGSTYLKGKKIKAYYRRR, encoded by the coding sequence ATGGTAAGGGTTTACGTCGAGAGCTACGGGTGCACGAGGAACAAGGCCGACGGCGAGATTATGGAAGCCCTTCTGGTTAGGGCAGGTCATGAGCTGGTCGAGACACCGGAGAACGCAGACTACGTGGTTGTGAACACCTGTGCCGTTAAAGACCCGACGGAACACAAGATGGCGCGCAGGATACGGGAGCTTATAGATTCCGGAAAGAAGGTCATAGTGACTGGCTGTCTCGTCCACGTCAACCCCGGTGTTATAGACAGGCACGTCTCCGGGATGCTAGGTGTCAGGAGCATAGACCGGATTGCAGAAGCAATAAGCGTGGCGGAGCGCGGTGAAAAGCTCGTCAGCGTCGAGGGCTGGCAGGAGAAGAGCCTTGACAAGCTCGAACTCCCCCGCCTCTGGAAGTCCGGCGTTGTCTTTGTGGTTCCGATAAGTGAGGGTTGCCTCAACGCCTGCACCTACTGTGCGACTCGCTTTGCAAGGGGCGTTCTCAAGAGTTACAGGCCTGAACTAGTCGTTAAGTGGGTGAAAGAGGCTTTATCAAAAGGGTACAGGGAGATACAGCTCTCCAGCGAGGACACCGGTTGTTACGGCTTCGACATCGGGACGAATCTTGCGAAACTCCTCGACGAGATAACGGCCATAGAGGGCGACTTCCGCGTAAGGGTCGGTATGATGAACCCCAACCACACCATCAAGTTCCTCGACGGGCTGACCGATGCTTATCGGAGTGAAAAGGTCTATAAATTCCTTCACCTGCCCGTTCAGAGTGGTGACAACGAAATCCTGAGGAGGATGGGGCGGAACTACACCGTTGAGGAATTCGAGGAGATCATAAGAGAGTTTCGGCGGAAAATCCCGGGCCTCAACCTCACCACGGATATAATAGTTGGATTCCCAGGAGAGAGTGATGAGGCCTTTGAGAACACGGTTGAGCTTGTGAAGAGAGTAAAGCCTGATAAGATAAACGTCTCCCGCTATTCGCCGAGGCCGGGCACGATAGCGGCAAAGTGGACGCAACTTCCAGGCGGGAAGGTCAAGGAGCGCTCCCGCGAGCTTCACAGGCTCCGCCTTGGGATAGCCTATGAGATAAATCAAACCTACGTTGGGAAGACCATTGAAGTTCTCGTCCACGGTGAAGGGAGTAAGGGCGGGATCGAGGGCAGAACTTCCAACTACAAGGAGATAATCCTGGATTCTGGAAACCCCGGGGAACTGCTGGAGGTAAGGGTGGATTGGGCAGGCTCCACATACCTCAAAGGAAAGAAGATAAAGGCCTACTACCGCAGGCGCTAG
- a CDS encoding metalloregulator ArsR/SmtB family transcription factor: MERRDEILGTIQHEPGITFRGLARRLGLGIGDLQYHLRKLERDGEVFSRRVGRRRYLFPKGLEDEAQRLLIAISTDTRRRILLRLIEGPADQKTLSEYLGVSQPTVSYHMGELVKLGIIEAERRGKSVVYRLSYDPGLVVRMIRDYRPGLLERLADGLIDLLAGVGGGDD; this comes from the coding sequence ATGGAGAGGCGGGATGAGATACTAGGAACCATACAACACGAACCGGGGATAACCTTCCGGGGCTTGGCTAGGCGGCTTGGACTTGGAATCGGGGACCTCCAGTATCATCTCCGGAAGCTCGAGAGGGATGGGGAGGTCTTCTCCCGGAGGGTGGGGAGGAGGAGATATCTCTTTCCCAAGGGGTTGGAGGATGAGGCTCAAAGGCTCCTCATCGCGATTTCGACGGATACCAGAAGGAGGATCCTGCTCCGGCTCATTGAGGGGCCCGCTGACCAGAAGACTCTCTCCGAATACCTGGGGGTGAGCCAGCCCACTGTCAGCTATCATATGGGTGAGCTTGTGAAGCTCGGCATCATCGAGGCTGAGAGGAGGGGAAAAAGCGTGGTTTACCGACTTTCGTACGATCCCGGGCTGGTTGTGAGGATGATAAGGGATTACCGGCCCGGCCTGCTCGAGAGGCTTGCGGATGGTCTCATAGACCTGCTGGCCGGGGTTGGTGGTGGAGATGATTGA
- a CDS encoding S16 family serine protease gives MKKLAVIALVLMLVLPFAGSAAAQCPAEGHTVILKAPAVSKTANGQLVGVVTEFVITVAPGSGHIYIETWPLAQVDMEASARLAAQVAGQILGVNMSKYDVFIQVKANAPIIGGPSAGGTMTVGIIAALKGWKLNPDVMMTGMINPDGTIGPVGGILEKASAAHSAGVKLFLIPEGQRIQYVQQTQKKEIGGIIEINSQTKKVDVVKYAKERWGLKVIEVKDIYQAVYYFTGHEIPRPEAPAYTKIDTSFLKGDAIVDYQNTTRYYETVVTNLKNSNVGYETYTTLMAAMNQAQAILNESKEALDSGMYYTALSKDFQARIIIRHVDWYMNTSTQEDVQRLLKYTQNEINQSEEFVSGLQIRGITMLQAVAAAQQRVEEAKSLLDSAWKYYYSGDYWDAIGDAAYAYERAKTAVFWAKLGEKFAKGKVISEAVIKTTAREYIDESSLIVAYIESMYGNVAGDLQSSIQKAEQYYEDGKYSAALFTAMEARVQGQVFLDTLGISNMTVLFDKLTEMKSNARTAIGIAEEKGIKPILAMAYYEFAESYEKSAREKNDINDLQTAMIFYQYARETAGLFLGNSMSPSTGVPSGSGVPQIAVPGGSNGSSTSTTVPASSGSSSGTEWGILAAVAVGAFLVGALTGKKL, from the coding sequence ATGAAAAAACTGGCAGTGATAGCACTCGTTCTAATGCTTGTTCTACCGTTTGCAGGATCCGCAGCGGCACAGTGCCCGGCGGAGGGACATACCGTTATCCTTAAGGCCCCAGCAGTCTCAAAAACCGCCAATGGCCAGCTGGTTGGAGTCGTAACGGAGTTCGTCATAACGGTGGCTCCAGGAAGCGGTCATATCTACATCGAGACGTGGCCGCTGGCGCAGGTTGACATGGAGGCCAGCGCTAGGCTCGCGGCACAGGTTGCGGGGCAGATCCTGGGTGTCAACATGAGCAAGTACGACGTGTTCATACAGGTGAAGGCCAACGCACCCATTATTGGCGGTCCCTCAGCGGGAGGAACGATGACCGTTGGGATAATAGCCGCACTCAAGGGATGGAAACTCAACCCGGACGTCATGATGACGGGCATGATAAACCCGGACGGAACCATCGGCCCGGTTGGGGGGATACTTGAGAAAGCCTCGGCTGCACACAGCGCGGGGGTGAAGCTCTTCCTCATACCGGAGGGCCAGAGGATACAGTACGTCCAGCAGACCCAAAAGAAGGAGATAGGCGGGATAATCGAAATAAACAGCCAGACAAAGAAGGTTGACGTCGTCAAGTACGCTAAGGAGCGCTGGGGTCTGAAGGTTATCGAGGTTAAGGACATTTACCAGGCGGTCTATTACTTCACGGGGCACGAGATACCCAGGCCGGAGGCGCCCGCTTACACCAAGATAGACACGTCCTTCCTGAAGGGGGATGCCATAGTGGACTACCAGAATACCACCAGGTACTACGAGACCGTTGTTACGAACCTCAAGAACAGCAACGTTGGTTACGAGACCTATACAACCCTCATGGCCGCCATGAACCAGGCCCAAGCGATACTCAACGAGTCAAAGGAAGCCCTTGACAGCGGGATGTACTACACGGCCCTGAGCAAGGACTTCCAGGCTAGGATCATCATAAGGCACGTCGACTGGTACATGAACACGAGCACCCAGGAGGACGTTCAGAGGCTTTTAAAGTACACGCAAAATGAAATAAACCAATCGGAGGAATTTGTCTCAGGGTTACAGATAAGGGGTATAACCATGCTTCAGGCCGTTGCCGCGGCCCAGCAGAGGGTTGAGGAAGCGAAGAGCCTACTCGACAGCGCCTGGAAATACTATTACTCTGGTGACTACTGGGATGCCATCGGTGACGCCGCCTATGCCTACGAGAGGGCCAAAACCGCCGTCTTCTGGGCAAAGCTTGGAGAGAAGTTCGCAAAGGGCAAGGTGATAAGCGAGGCAGTCATCAAAACAACGGCGAGGGAGTACATAGACGAATCCAGCCTTATAGTGGCCTACATAGAATCGATGTACGGCAACGTTGCCGGTGACCTTCAGAGCAGCATCCAGAAGGCAGAGCAGTACTACGAGGACGGCAAGTACTCCGCGGCGCTCTTCACAGCCATGGAGGCACGCGTTCAGGGGCAGGTCTTCCTCGACACACTTGGAATCAGCAACATGACGGTTCTCTTTGACAAGCTGACAGAGATGAAGTCCAATGCGAGGACGGCGATAGGGATAGCCGAAGAGAAAGGCATCAAACCGATACTGGCGATGGCTTACTACGAGTTCGCGGAGAGCTACGAGAAGAGCGCCAGGGAGAAAAACGACATCAACGACCTCCAGACGGCCATGATATTCTACCAGTACGCTAGGGAAACGGCGGGCCTGTTCCTGGGCAACTCTATGTCGCCATCTACAGGTGTTCCGAGCGGTAGCGGTGTCCCCCAGATAGCAGTTCCGGGAGGCTCAAACGGCTCATCAACCAGCACAACGGTTCCAGCAAGCTCAGGAAGCTCCAGCGGAACCGAATGGGGTATCTTAGCCGCCGTCGCCGTTGGGGCATTCCTCGTCGGTGCACTGACAGGGAAGAAGCTCTGA